From a region of the Tiliqua scincoides isolate rTilSci1 chromosome 4, rTilSci1.hap2, whole genome shotgun sequence genome:
- the KIAA1614 gene encoding uncharacterized protein KIAA1614 homolog — translation MALEGISSQQSPSPPGSGSMERSFPTERRTLKSMKQCGRNVSKCKQAPENPEDINSYSLSRPAWVPVGLPRDKSKGTSVLESKIKALKEKVTINKQSETAPHERMSPNKTMAHKQKPLADLTSQDAVVEPQAQIRTYLTDVLLDSIDYPNHLQEEAHGAVLASLCDFETLKGPKAVGEHISIGWCSPEEFQKFPGRIVNTERFSRNVAKSVSQNGLSGASSLNDLSFNSKSFDEVNGGGDCLVQVESDSLVHKNDTTYGMVTPGQLWRAESWDSLCSGGSNISTLSLAERVERNRAVLQEMLSMSVLTSHSAQELHSIHHYKKETPGLRNDGPSNELLANDVDWDSGVSLQDSEGYRAFVPIQDLELSPRHEQAKQLLQRARMKARTNPLRASHNILPTAPQEWRDTGRIFAADAKNFALKDGDTHASGNLSDSSSGESSCGQHGKRGPSPSRVRFEDESARDAEVRYLERLQQRQKRVLDSVLLSLRQGPLVSKPELSDYISAHHRHKENGIGKAIWEQQSAEETAGVLAHKSSRGRSEKGKPLRVNEEKCSACGSYVSSVAPSWNPSSGVNHTGDGLHQTRNVLQESKNKGQANETKEFSASQADARTKTLDPKGAPLWILPSRQHVYTERIKETYIGEVTCIDDVDSALDSTTDTSDSCRTDSEEACTSNHQSVVKSNKHVRPDLNSRPFCPSEKETKHRMTKGERQRENGSCSTSGMETWENGPGVNRMEERSSANETSNGNLKGVSEIRDQVTKMSANGMEAFSRSNQPIDLSQLIKRGRTQGHSRVTTVQLKQPTSLVYSQQLPSHQVSESGTDSMNRKPVEISNHTHRSSNNLSQTGQVKDSSQQLTKQMAASYNLVNRVPAPPTNGKANSSPMPYRRTVLAGSHKLTNQDPKHMDQANEPSVYSASVNSFQHKCSTELEKQCVPQGLKMLSKSRLLALSTNNCNNTHAKHQPKASVTVTVESSEKQLQSSLKIKNQGPSSSSCGVPPVTPNFISSSAISSSLTTEETNFTTSVQSLSREGPTAEGQKEKLVPTTTVQCKPLEIYSEPKKKQSAKKGGTTSSTSGLKKFFTTLSQSTKQRLGRFRCYSMEQICATEQGAAMPTEDLPQNESLGTTSSPKMKKAPSLQSLRLVSPFCQPRKASSVQNLHSLLGKTDRSSLYLLEEPKTDEAVPNRKLGAQPRRSLSVEDIGSPNLMRTVGRVVEVFPDGTSQLELQRPPWGTFGFRVSSGNGRPDTGIYVQELADAGTTKLYAGLLGVGDEILEVNGAKVAGLGLAHINELLSWVDTLSIRVLRHRPVRS, via the exons GTCCTTCACCACCTGGAAGTGGGAGCATGGAAAGGAGTTTTCCTACTGAGAGAAGGACCTTGAAGAGTATGAAGCAATGTGGCAGGAATGTTTCAAAATGTAAACAGGCCCCTGAGAACCCTGAAGATATAAACAGTTATTCCCTCAGCAGGCCTGCCTGGGTTCCTGTGGGGCTGCCACGGGATAAAAGCAAGGGCACTTCTGTTCTGGAATCCAAGATAAAAGCTCTGAAAGAGAAGGTCACCATTAACAAGCAGAGTGAAACAGCACCCCATGAAAGGATGTCTCCAAATAAGACCATGGCCCATAAGCAGAAACCACTGGCAGATCTTACTTCTCAGGATGCAGTCGTGGAACCACAAGCTCAGATCCGCACCTACCTAACCGATGTGCTCCTAGACAGCATAGACTATCCAAATCATTTGCAGGAAGAAGCTCATGGGGCAGTGCTTGCAAGCCTTTGTGATTTTGAAACCCTGAAGGGTCCTAAGGCAGTAGGAGAGCACATAAGCATTGGCTGGTGTTCACCAGAGGAATTCCAAAAGTTTCCAGGAAGGATAGTGAACACTGAGCGCTTTTCAAGAAATGTGGCAAAAAGTGTATCCCAAAATGGTCTCAGTGGGGCCAGCTCCTTAAACGACCTTTCCTTCAACTCAAAATCTTTTGATGAAGTGAATGGTGGAGGAGACTGCCTAGTTCAGGTTGAAAGTGACTCTCTTGTCCACAAAAATGACACCACCTATGGGATGGTGACACCAGGACAGCTTTGGAGAGCAGAAAGCTGGGACAGTCTTTGCAGTGGTGGAAGCAACATCAGTACCCTGTCTCTGGCAGAAAGAGTGGAGAGGAACCGGGCTGTGCTGCAGGAAATGTTGAGCATGTCAGTACTTACTAGCCATTCTGCGCAAGAACTGCATAGTATACATCACTACAAGAAGGAAACCCCAGGCCTTAGGAATGATGGACCCAGTAATG AACTGCTGGCAAATGATGTAGATTGGGATTCTGGTGTCTCCTTGCAGGATTCTGAAGGCTACCG GGCCTTTGTTCCCATTCAGGATCTGGAGCTGAGTCCCAGGCATGAGCAGGCCAAGCAATTGTTGCAAAGAGCGCGCATGAAGGCCAGGACAAATCCCCTCCGAGCTAGCCATAACATCCTGCCTACTGCCCCCCAGGAATGGAG AGATACCGGTAGGATCTTTGCTGCAGATGCAAAAAACTTTGCTTTGAAGGATGGAGACACCCATGCCAGTGGGAACCTGAGCGACTCCTCTAGTGGGGAATCCAGCTGTGGACAGCATGGGAAGCGGGGGCCATCCCCATCACGAGTACGTTTTGAGGATGAATCTGCACGAGATGCAGAGGTCCGCTACTTGGAACGCCTGCAGCAGCGTCAAAAGCGAGTTTTGGATTCAGTTCTCTTATCTCTGCGTCAGGGCCCACTGGTCTCGAAACCTGAACTTTCTGATTATATCAGTGCTCACCATCGGCACAAAGAGAATGGAATCGGCAAAGCCATTTGGGAACAGCAAAGTGCTGAAGAGACAGCAGGAGTACTTGCTCACAAAAGCAGCAGAGGGCGCTCAGAGAAGGGGAAGCCTCTGAGGGTCAATGAAGAGAAATGCAGTGCCTGTGGTTCGTATGTTAGCAGTGTTGCACCCAGCTGGAATCCAAGTAGTGGAGTAAATCATACTGGTGATGGCTTGCATCAGACCCGTAATGTCCTTCAAGAAAGCAAAAATAAAGGTCAGGCCAATGAAACCAAGGAATTCAGTGCCTCCCAGGCAGACGCACGAACAAAGACTCTGGACCCCAAAGGAGCTCCACTATGGATACTTCCTTCCCGGCAGCATGTTTACACAGAGCGCATCAAGGAGACTTATATTGGGGAAGTGACTTGCATTGATGATGTGGACTCAGCTTTAGATAGCACCACAGACACCTCGGATAGCTGCAGGACTGACAGTGAAGAGGCTTGTACCAGCAATCATCAATCAGTGGTCAAAAGCAACAAGCATGTTAGGCCTGATTTAAATTCTAGGCCATTTTGTCCTTCAGAAAAGGAAACCAAGCACAGGATGACtaaaggggagaggcagagggaaaATGGCAGCTGTAGTACCAGTGGGATGGAGACCTGGGAAAATGGACCTGGTGTTAACAGAATGGAGGAGAGATCAAGTGCTAATGAAACGAGCAATGGTAACTTAAAGGGTGTCTCTGAGATAAGAGACCAGGTGACCAAAATGTCAGCTAATGGAATGGAAGCCTTTTCAAGAAGCAACCAGCCCATAGATCTATCTCAGCTGATCAAGAGAGGCAGAACCCAAGGACATAGCAGGGTGACCACAGTCCAATTGAAGCAACCCACATCCTTGGTTTACTCCCAGCAGTTGCCTTCACATCAAGTATCTGAAAGTGGAACAGACTCTATGAATAGGAAGCCAGTAGAAATCTCCAATCACACTCATAGGTCAAGCAACAACTTAAGCCAAACCGGGCAAGTAAAAGATTCTTCCCAGCAGTTAACTAAGCAAATGGCTGCTAGCTACAACCTAGTGAATCGAGTACCTGCCCCCCCTACCAATGGCAAAGCCAACTCTTCCCCTATGCCTTATAGAAGAACTGTCTTGGCAGGCAGCCACAAGCTGACCAATCAGGATCCTAAGCATATGGACCAAGCTAATGAACCATCAGTTTACTCAGCCTCTGTTAATAGTTTCCAGCATAAGTGTTCAACTGAGCTGGAGAAGCAATGTGTCCCACAAGGACTAAAGATGCTTTCAAAGAGTCGGCTGCTGGCCTTGTCCACCAATAACTGCAATAACACACATGCCAAGCACCAGCCAAAAGCCTCAGTTACAGTCACAGTGGAAAGCAGTGAGAAGCAGCTTCAAAGCAGTCTGAAGATAAAGAATCAAG GTCCTTCATCCTCCTCGTGTGGTGTTCCCCCTGTTACTCCCAATTTCATCAGTTCCAGTGCCATCAGTAGTTCCCTGACAACCGAAGAGACCAACTTCACCACTTCCGTTCAGTCTCTCAGTAGGGAAGGGCCAACAGCAGAGGGACAGAAGGAAAAGCTGGTTCCAACAACCACAGTTCAATG CAAACCCTTAGAAATCTACTCTGagccaaagaagaagcaatctgcCAAGAAAGGGGGCACCACCTCATCCACATCAGGGTTAAAGAAATTCTTCACCACCTTGAGTCAGAGCACCAAGCAGAGACTAGGCAGGTTCCGCTGCTACAGCATGGAGCAGATTTGTGCCACAGAACAAGGAGCAGCAAtgcccactgaagacctcccccAAAATGAATCTCTAGGCACTACCAGCTCCCCCAAAATGAAGAAAGCGCCTTCTCTGCAGTCCTTGCGGCTT GTGTCACCGTTTTGCCAACCAAGAAAAGCCTCTTCTGTTCAAAATCTGCATTCCTTACTGGGCAAGACTGACAGATCCAGCCTCTACTTGCTAGAAGAGCCAAAGACTGATGAGGCTGTTCCTAACAG GAAATTGGGGGCCCAGCCACGGCGTTCCCTCAGCGTGGAGGACATTGGCTCCCCTAACTTGATGAGAACTGTTGGGCGCGTGGTGGAAGTTTTCCCAGATGGAACAAGCCAGCTGGAGCTGCAGCGTCCCCCATGGGGCACCTTTGGATTCCGTGTCTCATCAGGAAATGGCCGTCCTGATACAG GCATCTATGTCCAGGAGCTGGCAGATGCTGGCACAACTAAACTCTACGCTGGGCTCCTAGGAGTGGGGGACGAGATCCTGGAGGTGAATGGTGCCAAGGTTGCTGGGCTGGGCCTGGCTCACATCAATGAATTACTGTCGTGGGTAGACACCCTCTCAATTCGAGTGCTGAGGCACAGGCCTGTTCGGTCATGA